From one Peredibacter starrii genomic stretch:
- a CDS encoding ABC transporter substrate-binding protein: protein MIVQSILFLMLLIAMGCQDKSDKIVIGNFGSMTGAEATFGISTRDGIILAMEEWNKAGGLLGKQIELKAYDNQGKPEEARLSVEKLINIDNVVAVLGEVASTRSLAGAPVAQQYKVPMITPSSTNPLVTQKGDYIFRVCFIDPFQGEVMAKFAFNSLKFKKAAVLRDSKSDYSMGLATYFIKTFTALGGQIVADEKYVSGDVDFKAQLTNIKSQQPEFIFVPGYYTEVGLIARQAREQGIKVPLMGGDGWDSEKLVEIGGEAINGSYFSNHYTVEDPRPEVQNFIKNYQARFGSKPDALAASGYDAAVILFQTIKSTNSIDPKAIRDGLAQVKNFQGVTGIISINEKRDATKSAVVLQVQGKNFKFVETVNP from the coding sequence GTGATCGTGCAATCCATTCTGTTCTTAATGCTATTAATCGCAATGGGCTGTCAGGACAAATCTGACAAAATCGTGATCGGTAACTTCGGTTCAATGACTGGAGCTGAAGCTACGTTCGGTATTTCAACACGCGATGGAATTATTCTAGCGATGGAAGAGTGGAACAAGGCCGGTGGTCTTCTTGGAAAACAAATTGAACTTAAAGCTTACGATAACCAAGGTAAGCCTGAGGAAGCTCGTCTTTCAGTAGAGAAGCTTATCAATATTGATAACGTTGTTGCGGTTCTTGGTGAAGTTGCTTCAACTCGTTCACTTGCGGGTGCACCAGTTGCTCAACAATACAAAGTACCAATGATTACCCCAAGCTCGACGAACCCGCTTGTAACACAAAAAGGTGATTACATCTTCCGTGTTTGCTTCATTGATCCATTTCAAGGTGAAGTGATGGCGAAGTTTGCTTTCAATTCTTTAAAGTTTAAGAAAGCGGCGGTTCTTCGTGATTCGAAGTCAGACTACTCAATGGGTCTAGCAACCTATTTCATCAAAACCTTCACTGCTCTTGGCGGTCAAATTGTTGCGGATGAAAAATATGTTTCTGGTGACGTAGATTTTAAAGCTCAGCTTACAAACATCAAGTCTCAGCAACCGGAATTCATTTTCGTTCCTGGTTACTATACAGAAGTTGGTCTGATTGCTCGTCAGGCCCGTGAACAAGGTATTAAAGTTCCACTTATGGGTGGAGATGGTTGGGATTCTGAGAAGCTAGTTGAAATTGGTGGAGAAGCGATCAATGGTTCGTACTTCTCAAACCACTACACAGTTGAAGATCCACGCCCTGAGGTTCAAAACTTCATTAAGAACTACCAAGCTCGTTTCGGTTCTAAACCAGACGCACTTGCGGCCTCTGGATACGATGCTGCCGTAATTCTTTTCCAGACGATTAAATCAACTAATTCAATTGATCCAAAAGCAATCCGTGATGGCCTTGCGCAAGTTAAAAACTTCCAAGGTGTAACGGGAATTATTTCGATCAATGAAAAAAGAGATGCAACTAAATCAGCAGTAGTTCTTCAGGTTCAAGGTAAGAACTTTAAGTTTGTTGAGACTGTTAATCCTTAA
- a CDS encoding HNH endonuclease translates to MRLKHLANTILLIDTKNLVSTERSATTKLLHHLKEIERRKLYCDLKYSSLFAYCVHELGYSEGAAQRRIVAARALAEMPEIETKIEDGSLNLTNISLVNQFIDDPIQKREVLKEVENLTKTECEKKLFEITGKEEKPKDKRKRISKDKIQVAIVLSDETMAYVEKLKGLLGKNLDMDQLVQFMAKKAIESVEKSKFKQTTPRKSLPPVKVGRVIPAAVKRDVYSRDKKCTNCGSFRNLNYDHILPYSMGGPSTKENLRISCSPCNQRARIKAGLVAPPRKFT, encoded by the coding sequence ATGAGACTTAAACATTTAGCAAATACAATTTTACTGATTGATACAAAAAATTTGGTGAGCACTGAGAGAAGTGCGACCACTAAACTTCTTCATCATTTAAAGGAAATAGAGCGAAGAAAGCTCTATTGCGACTTAAAATATTCGTCTTTGTTCGCTTATTGCGTGCATGAATTAGGTTATTCAGAAGGCGCGGCCCAAAGACGAATTGTGGCCGCACGCGCTTTGGCCGAAATGCCAGAAATTGAGACAAAAATAGAAGACGGAAGTCTAAATCTCACAAATATTTCATTAGTGAATCAATTCATTGATGATCCTATTCAAAAGCGTGAGGTCCTCAAAGAAGTTGAAAATTTAACCAAGACAGAATGTGAGAAGAAATTATTTGAAATTACTGGCAAAGAAGAAAAACCAAAAGATAAACGGAAAAGGATTTCAAAAGATAAGATCCAGGTAGCGATTGTTTTATCGGATGAAACGATGGCCTATGTTGAAAAACTAAAAGGTCTTCTTGGCAAAAATCTTGATATGGATCAACTCGTTCAATTTATGGCGAAAAAGGCCATTGAATCAGTAGAAAAATCTAAGTTTAAACAGACCACACCGAGAAAATCACTTCCGCCAGTGAAAGTAGGACGTGTCATTCCGGCCGCAGTGAAAAGAGATGTGTACTCACGAGATAAGAAATGCACCAATTGTGGTTCATTCCGTAATCTAAATTACGACCATATCCTTCCCTATTCTATGGGAGGACCAAGTACCAAAGAGAATTTGAGAATATCGTGCTCACCGTGCAATCAGCGAGCGAGGATAAAGGCGGGGCTTGTGGCCCCGCCGAGGAAATTTACTTGA
- a CDS encoding S8 family serine peptidase: MKWISLCVLATIGFQANAATIAVIDSGLDYKHEMIVPNLWTNAGEVEDRRDNDGNGYQDDVHGWNFAEQNGNIIDYSYLGTFSPDCSKYFDIQGKMFLGQATESEIAWLKEKVKDPNFIKEMGKFGNFVHGTHVAGISIRNTKNNVMGIKLIPTEVKPFFDGLARNKAYQADRWSLLEKAFDALAAEQMKMLTDIARFTAYHKADVANGSFGTGFNQAKMITDNAYRIIFFKKPSEEDSNRAAAMFIAAMVKHGQNFVAAAPNTLFVFAAGNDGMSNDQFGTSPANIKADNVITVGATYKNEFFAPFSNYGKKMVDIAAPGMLIHSAIPGNEYLKVSGTSQASPFVANVAAQIKEANPRLKPVEIKKILMGTVDPKGFLADKVATGGIVNTERAVVAAQMTNSMSVTEAISRAKSAVKAPSSFRSERVYPFSVVPMPLTPMFK, encoded by the coding sequence ATGAAATGGATTTCTTTGTGCGTTCTTGCGACCATCGGTTTTCAAGCAAACGCTGCTACTATCGCTGTTATCGACTCTGGCCTTGATTACAAACACGAAATGATCGTTCCAAATCTTTGGACTAACGCTGGCGAAGTTGAAGACCGTCGTGACAACGATGGCAACGGTTACCAAGACGACGTTCACGGTTGGAACTTTGCTGAACAAAACGGCAACATCATCGATTACTCTTACCTTGGCACTTTCTCTCCTGATTGCTCGAAGTATTTCGACATTCAAGGAAAAATGTTCCTTGGTCAAGCAACTGAATCTGAGATCGCTTGGTTAAAAGAAAAAGTAAAAGACCCTAACTTCATCAAAGAAATGGGCAAGTTCGGTAACTTCGTTCACGGTACACACGTTGCTGGTATCTCTATCCGCAACACTAAGAACAACGTTATGGGCATCAAGCTTATCCCAACTGAAGTGAAGCCTTTCTTCGACGGCCTAGCTCGCAACAAAGCTTACCAAGCTGACCGTTGGTCACTTCTTGAGAAAGCTTTCGACGCTCTAGCTGCTGAGCAAATGAAAATGCTTACAGACATCGCTCGTTTCACGGCTTACCACAAAGCCGACGTTGCTAACGGTTCATTCGGTACTGGTTTCAACCAAGCTAAAATGATCACAGACAACGCTTACCGTATTATTTTCTTCAAAAAACCTTCTGAAGAAGATTCTAACCGTGCCGCTGCTATGTTCATCGCTGCAATGGTAAAACATGGCCAAAACTTCGTAGCTGCTGCACCAAACACACTTTTCGTATTTGCTGCCGGTAACGATGGTATGTCGAACGATCAGTTCGGTACATCTCCAGCAAACATCAAAGCTGACAACGTAATTACAGTTGGTGCTACTTATAAGAATGAATTCTTCGCGCCATTCTCTAACTACGGTAAAAAAATGGTTGATATCGCAGCTCCAGGCATGCTGATTCACTCGGCGATCCCAGGCAACGAATATCTAAAAGTATCTGGTACATCTCAAGCTTCTCCTTTCGTAGCTAATGTTGCTGCACAAATTAAAGAGGCAAACCCTCGTCTTAAGCCAGTTGAAATCAAGAAAATCCTTATGGGCACAGTTGACCCTAAGGGCTTCCTAGCTGATAAAGTTGCTACTGGCGGTATCGTGAACACTGAACGCGCTGTTGTTGCTGCTCAAATGACAAACTCAATGTCAGTAACTGAAGCAATCTCTCGCGCTAAGTCTGCGGTAAAAGCTCCTTCTTCATTCAGATCTGAAAGAGTTTACCCATTCTCAGTTGTTCCAATGCCTCTTACTCCAATGTTCAAGTAA
- a CDS encoding trypsin-like serine peptidase has translation MKLINSILVLSTIAISAQALASNKQMDVIYGEDNRMDVFESRDSAMVELSRSTAAMIAGANLKKAANGEIAIQAETLESRGVCKSERFSQQITAANCSGFLVSENVLVTAGHCIKDNNDCASWKWVFDYKVDSAEQGTVNVAASNIYSCKRIISRTLDQVSKDDYAVIELDRKVANRRPLTFRRSGKIASGTAVTVIGHPTGLPTKIADGANVRSLNTKYFVANLDTYGGNSGSAVFNSRTGEVEGILVRGENDYVYSSAQGCQVSNKCPSTGCRGEDVTYITNIEALRTIR, from the coding sequence ATGAAACTAATTAATTCAATTCTTGTTCTTTCAACTATCGCTATCTCGGCCCAGGCCCTTGCCTCTAACAAGCAAATGGATGTGATTTACGGCGAAGACAACCGCATGGACGTTTTCGAGTCTCGTGACTCTGCTATGGTTGAATTATCTCGTTCTACAGCTGCAATGATCGCTGGAGCTAACCTTAAAAAAGCCGCTAACGGCGAAATCGCGATTCAAGCTGAAACTCTTGAAAGCCGCGGTGTTTGTAAATCAGAAAGATTCTCTCAGCAAATCACGGCCGCTAACTGTTCTGGCTTCCTGGTTTCTGAAAACGTTCTAGTGACTGCTGGTCACTGTATTAAAGACAATAATGACTGTGCTTCTTGGAAATGGGTTTTCGACTACAAAGTTGATAGCGCTGAACAAGGTACAGTAAACGTTGCTGCTTCAAACATCTATTCATGTAAGCGCATCATCTCTCGTACACTTGATCAAGTGTCAAAAGATGACTACGCAGTAATCGAGCTTGACCGCAAAGTTGCTAACCGTCGTCCACTTACTTTCCGTCGTTCAGGTAAAATCGCTTCTGGTACAGCTGTAACAGTAATCGGTCACCCAACTGGTCTTCCAACGAAGATTGCTGATGGCGCGAACGTTCGTTCTCTTAATACAAAGTATTTCGTAGCTAACCTTGATACTTACGGCGGTAACTCTGGTTCTGCAGTATTCAACTCTCGCACTGGTGAAGTTGAAGGTATCCTAGTTCGCGGAGAAAACGATTATGTATACAGCTCTGCTCAAGGCTGCCAAGTTTCTAACAAGTGTCCAAGCACTGGCTGTCGTGGCGAAGATGTTACATACATCACAAACATCGAAGCTCTCAGAACCATCCGTTAA
- a CDS encoding chemotaxis protein CheW: protein MKDNKSIYGSFFVGDFEIALPIESVQEVVNYPENITPIPLAPHFFTGLFTLRGMVIPVVNLGELLGLGSSGEMNHKKVAITTYHDIKIGLVFDSTHEILKVSHDDFNQVSYQEGSSHPVIKNILKIGERLLQVIDIENLIKVEDIPHIMSSVRISHGVQKTDTKTEKKKQAISFLIGDKKLAFPMDDIFEIIKIPKMEKGYVNYPYSRGLINLRGMMIPVMDYGHFLNHALMEASDEKQIMILTLKDDFKVGIMVDAVESIVGYYESEVLTISNLDMNQHGFYTGMLPQNILLMKADLFLNHSEISQIIKGHAKLYQNVATKARRKNTAKETFISFKIKSEYCFPILDIREIIEFPKELTRPIGAPDYILGIYNLRGKAITLINLDEAGDYTQKKVIIMKNDDQYVGLVVDSIENIFSIYVEDKFPCPDLMQNNQNSRLKGLVREFVLLNDGATIKNKPLVVLEALKFFQPETYKVA, encoded by the coding sequence ATGAAAGATAACAAAAGTATCTACGGTTCATTCTTTGTTGGTGATTTTGAAATCGCTCTTCCCATTGAGTCGGTTCAGGAAGTTGTAAATTATCCTGAAAATATCACTCCTATTCCTTTAGCACCTCATTTCTTTACCGGCCTTTTTACTCTTCGTGGAATGGTGATCCCCGTCGTTAATCTGGGAGAGTTGTTGGGGCTCGGTAGTTCTGGTGAAATGAATCATAAAAAAGTCGCCATCACCACATATCACGATATTAAGATTGGTCTCGTTTTTGATTCAACACATGAGATTCTGAAAGTTTCCCATGATGATTTTAATCAAGTCTCTTATCAGGAGGGTTCATCTCATCCGGTGATTAAAAATATTTTGAAAATCGGTGAGCGCCTCCTTCAAGTGATTGATATCGAAAACCTGATCAAGGTAGAAGACATTCCTCATATTATGAGCTCCGTTCGAATTAGTCATGGAGTTCAGAAAACTGATACTAAAACAGAGAAGAAAAAACAGGCCATTAGTTTTCTGATCGGGGACAAGAAGCTGGCTTTCCCGATGGATGATATTTTTGAGATCATTAAAATTCCAAAGATGGAGAAAGGGTATGTGAATTATCCTTACTCCCGCGGACTCATCAATCTCAGAGGTATGATGATTCCGGTGATGGATTATGGCCATTTTCTGAATCATGCTTTGATGGAGGCCTCTGATGAAAAGCAGATCATGATTTTGACTTTAAAAGATGATTTTAAGGTGGGAATTATGGTGGATGCGGTGGAAAGCATCGTGGGTTACTATGAAAGTGAAGTTTTGACGATTTCAAACCTCGATATGAATCAGCATGGATTTTATACCGGGATGCTTCCTCAAAATATTCTTCTCATGAAGGCCGATCTCTTTTTAAACCATTCTGAAATCTCTCAGATCATCAAAGGTCACGCGAAGCTTTATCAGAACGTGGCAACGAAGGCGCGCCGAAAGAACACCGCCAAAGAAACTTTCATTTCTTTTAAAATTAAATCTGAGTACTGCTTCCCGATTTTAGACATTCGGGAAATTATCGAGTTCCCAAAAGAACTGACACGCCCAATAGGTGCCCCGGATTACATCCTGGGAATCTATAATCTTCGCGGAAAGGCGATTACCCTGATTAATTTGGATGAAGCTGGCGACTATACCCAGAAAAAAGTCATTATCATGAAAAATGACGACCAATACGTGGGTCTGGTGGTTGATTCAATAGAAAATATCTTCTCTATCTATGTGGAAGACAAATTTCCGTGCCCGGACCTCATGCAGAATAACCAAAACTCGAGATTAAAAGGCCTCGTTCGTGAGTTTGTGCTGTTGAATGACGGCGCGACCATCAAAAATAAACCGCTGGTGGTACTTGAGGCCCTCAAATTCTTTCAACCTGAGACCTACAAGGTCGCGTAG
- a CDS encoding chemotaxis protein CheD, which translates to MSTEPEVIHVHIGEAKLGAPHSVLKAILGSCVGIGLIWRKQNKIALAHCLLPEGKSQQKAKFVNEAVDSLLELIGASHDSWKEIEAVVAGGANMYQDIGPNGLRVGNLNIAAALKYLSEKKIKIIFQDTGKEHGRQLILDVDSGQYDVRILKGL; encoded by the coding sequence ATGAGCACTGAACCAGAAGTCATTCATGTCCATATTGGAGAGGCAAAACTCGGCGCTCCTCATTCGGTCTTGAAGGCCATTCTGGGTTCATGTGTGGGTATTGGTTTAATTTGGCGCAAACAAAATAAAATCGCTCTTGCTCATTGTCTATTGCCAGAAGGAAAGTCTCAGCAAAAGGCCAAATTCGTGAATGAAGCAGTGGATTCACTCCTGGAGCTAATCGGGGCCTCGCACGATTCATGGAAAGAGATTGAGGCCGTGGTTGCTGGTGGGGCGAACATGTATCAGGACATTGGTCCCAATGGTCTCAGAGTGGGAAATCTTAATATTGCGGCCGCGCTTAAATATTTATCTGAGAAAAAAATTAAAATCATATTTCAGGACACCGGCAAAGAACACGGTCGTCAACTCATTCTCGATGTGGATTCGGGCCAATATGATGTCCGGATATTGAAGGGACTATGA
- a CDS encoding CheR family methyltransferase, with the protein MLTELDLEEPVLSEMLKTVHRYTGINMTEKKKNLLQSRLRPRLRELSLTSYEAYLVYLSAHKEEIETFIDRVTTNETFFFRTHRVWDFFLKQFLPDWMAKHPGETLKLWSAASSSGEEAYSLAICLAQYPDLKFEICASDISKEILGDAQKALYEERSVQGIQKYRPDWYVKYVTSVGPKWTIQDSIKKQVKFFQHNLLTPVNLQNMDIIFLRNVMIYFNDQDQKTVLKHMAKALKKDAYLILGESESISRFETEFKYVEPLVYKL; encoded by the coding sequence ATGTTAACCGAACTTGATTTGGAAGAACCGGTCCTTTCGGAGATGCTTAAAACCGTTCATCGGTACACGGGCATCAACATGACGGAGAAGAAAAAAAATCTTCTTCAGTCTCGTCTTCGTCCCCGGCTTCGTGAGTTGTCCCTGACTTCTTATGAGGCCTACTTAGTTTATCTTTCGGCCCATAAAGAAGAAATTGAGACATTTATTGATCGCGTAACGACGAATGAAACTTTTTTCTTTCGTACTCACAGAGTTTGGGACTTCTTTTTAAAACAGTTTTTACCGGACTGGATGGCAAAGCATCCTGGTGAGACGCTGAAGCTCTGGTCGGCGGCATCTTCCAGTGGTGAAGAGGCCTATTCGCTTGCTATTTGCCTGGCCCAGTATCCTGATTTAAAGTTTGAAATCTGCGCGAGTGATATCTCCAAAGAGATTCTAGGTGATGCCCAGAAAGCGCTCTATGAAGAACGTTCTGTGCAAGGAATTCAAAAATATCGTCCAGACTGGTATGTGAAGTACGTTACATCTGTAGGTCCCAAGTGGACCATTCAGGATTCGATAAAAAAACAAGTGAAGTTTTTTCAGCACAACCTTCTGACTCCGGTGAATCTACAGAATATGGACATCATTTTCCTTCGGAATGTGATGATCTATTTCAACGATCAGGATCAGAAGACAGTTTTAAAACATATGGCAAAAGCTCTTAAAAAAGATGCTTATTTGATCTTAGGTGAGTCTGAATCAATCAGCCGTTTTGAGACCGAATTTAAATATGTGGAGCCTTTGGTATATAAATTATGA
- a CDS encoding methyl-accepting chemotaxis protein, with protein sequence MSSALKMKTLSNEEVKTTLELESIYKALDSVQAIIEFDSEGFILSANKNFLKTLGYDLEEIQGKHHRIFCDLQYTESSEYKQFWERLNLGLSDQGEFCRVDKNGKEIWINASYNPVKDESGKVYKVIKFATNITKEKTLNAEFESKVNAIGRAQAVIEFNLDGTIITANENFLATVGYTLDEIKGQHHRMFCVPEYANSLTYRKFWEKLNRGEFESAEYKRLGRDGKEIWIQASYNPIFDMKGRVYKVVKFATDITAHKLMNAEYEGKVQAMSKAQAVIEFNLDGTVLTANDNFLVTLGYSMEEIKGKHHRMFCEKDYANTDEYKHFWEKLNRGEFDSGRYKRLSKDGKEIWIQASYNPIFDLNQKVYKVVKFASNITAQVEMEQSVQRKAHDDQKKVDVLLGQVNKAAAGDLTVDIAVQGNEALDQLASGVKKMIGDLREVISLVVNSVSSLSHSTGDISEKSTSVASGSQALGATVEEMNASVEELTASINLIAENTKSANLLAQTTQKEAEAGSEALKRSVEAMDLINKSSEDISEIVKVISEIAGQTNLLAFNAAIEAARAGEHGLGFSVVADEVRKLAERSSQATKEISKLIHESTKRVQQGSDISKEAGEAFKKIVSGVGKTGQSIAEISCAAEEQSSAAKEVSSSIAHIAEETEKSAIASESIANATKNLSTESKGLAQLVQKFVV encoded by the coding sequence ATGTCTTCGGCTCTAAAAATGAAAACTTTGTCGAATGAAGAAGTCAAAACCACACTCGAGCTTGAGAGTATTTATAAAGCTCTGGATAGTGTTCAGGCCATTATTGAATTCGACTCCGAAGGATTCATTCTCTCAGCGAATAAAAACTTTTTAAAAACTCTCGGATATGACTTAGAAGAAATTCAAGGTAAGCATCACAGAATTTTTTGTGATCTTCAGTACACTGAGTCTTCTGAATATAAGCAATTTTGGGAAAGACTAAATCTCGGACTTTCTGATCAAGGTGAGTTCTGTCGTGTAGATAAAAACGGTAAAGAGATATGGATCAACGCTTCTTATAATCCGGTAAAGGACGAATCAGGCAAAGTCTATAAGGTCATTAAATTCGCGACTAATATCACGAAAGAAAAAACTCTGAATGCTGAGTTTGAAAGTAAAGTGAATGCCATCGGCCGCGCTCAGGCCGTGATTGAATTTAATCTTGATGGAACTATCATTACCGCCAATGAAAATTTCCTGGCGACGGTTGGTTACACACTTGATGAGATCAAAGGTCAGCACCACCGTATGTTCTGTGTCCCTGAATACGCTAATTCTCTTACTTATAGAAAGTTCTGGGAAAAATTGAATCGTGGAGAGTTTGAATCGGCCGAATACAAGCGCCTTGGCCGTGATGGTAAAGAGATTTGGATTCAGGCCTCTTACAATCCGATTTTTGATATGAAAGGCCGCGTGTATAAAGTGGTGAAGTTTGCCACTGATATCACTGCTCATAAATTAATGAATGCGGAGTACGAAGGAAAAGTGCAGGCCATGAGTAAGGCCCAGGCGGTCATTGAGTTTAACTTAGATGGCACTGTCCTGACCGCGAATGATAACTTCCTCGTGACTCTTGGTTACAGCATGGAAGAAATTAAGGGCAAGCACCACCGTATGTTCTGTGAAAAAGATTATGCGAATACGGATGAATACAAACATTTCTGGGAAAAACTAAATCGCGGGGAGTTTGATTCGGGCCGCTATAAGCGTTTGTCAAAGGACGGAAAAGAGATCTGGATTCAGGCCTCATATAATCCGATCTTTGACCTTAACCAGAAAGTCTATAAAGTTGTGAAGTTTGCTTCGAATATTACGGCCCAAGTCGAGATGGAACAAAGTGTTCAAAGAAAGGCCCATGATGATCAGAAGAAAGTTGATGTTCTTCTAGGCCAGGTGAATAAGGCAGCGGCCGGAGATCTTACAGTAGATATTGCCGTTCAAGGTAATGAGGCCCTGGATCAACTGGCAAGTGGTGTGAAGAAAATGATTGGAGATCTCCGAGAAGTGATTTCTCTGGTGGTGAACTCGGTCTCTTCACTGTCTCATTCAACGGGAGATATCTCGGAAAAATCAACTTCTGTGGCGTCGGGGTCTCAGGCCCTGGGTGCAACAGTAGAAGAAATGAATGCTTCAGTGGAAGAACTCACAGCTTCTATTAACCTTATTGCGGAAAATACCAAGAGTGCTAATCTTCTTGCCCAGACTACTCAAAAAGAAGCTGAAGCGGGAAGTGAGGCCTTGAAAAGATCTGTCGAGGCGATGGACCTTATTAATAAGTCTTCAGAAGATATTTCTGAGATTGTGAAAGTTATTTCAGAGATCGCGGGACAAACGAACCTTCTGGCCTTCAACGCTGCGATTGAAGCGGCCCGTGCTGGTGAGCACGGTCTAGGTTTCTCGGTGGTAGCGGATGAAGTGAGAAAGCTCGCTGAAAGATCATCACAAGCGACTAAAGAGATTTCTAAACTGATTCACGAATCAACCAAGCGTGTTCAGCAGGGGAGTGATATTTCTAAAGAGGCCGGCGAGGCCTTTAAGAAGATTGTTTCTGGTGTTGGTAAAACCGGTCAGTCCATTGCTGAGATTTCTTGTGCAGCTGAAGAGCAGTCTTCGGCCGCTAAGGAAGTGAGTTCTTCCATTGCTCACATTGCTGAGGAAACTGAGAAGTCGGCGATCGCTTCAGAAAGTATCGCCAATGCAACTAAGAACCTTTCAACGGAATCAAAAGGACTAGCACAGCTCGTTCAGAAGTTTGTGGTTTAA
- a CDS encoding dihydropteroate synthase: protein MSSQKLVLKRLGVMNFTPNSFSDGGELSSLEKILTRITSFGTIDALDIGAESTAPMNESIRFEEEWMRLEPHLSLLKSLEIPLSFDTYHPENIFRLFDVIKRPLIWNDVSGKFDEHVERFLRLHPENKYVFCHNLAPSRELSGKHMNFVSPSNGEAYLEELANYLRPFARPQVILDPTLGFSKTYEQNWYTLENFSTLQSLVKHDEWLLGFSRKSFLRKKLGIEKLTPDTRDDLDQFHTNVLLKVLSSVSGTVWIRTHKPEMIPNL, encoded by the coding sequence ATGAGTTCACAAAAATTAGTTTTAAAACGATTGGGGGTGATGAATTTCACCCCCAATTCATTTTCGGACGGTGGTGAATTATCATCTTTGGAAAAAATCCTCACTCGAATCACTTCTTTCGGGACCATTGATGCCTTAGATATCGGTGCTGAATCAACCGCACCTATGAATGAATCCATTCGTTTTGAAGAAGAATGGATGCGTTTAGAACCGCACTTGTCGTTACTTAAAAGTCTAGAGATTCCACTTTCCTTTGATACCTATCATCCTGAGAACATCTTTCGCCTGTTTGATGTGATTAAACGACCTCTGATTTGGAATGATGTTTCTGGAAAGTTTGATGAGCATGTGGAGCGATTCTTACGTCTTCATCCAGAGAACAAGTATGTGTTCTGTCATAATCTCGCACCAAGTAGAGAGCTTTCTGGAAAGCACATGAATTTCGTTTCTCCATCAAATGGTGAAGCTTACTTGGAGGAACTCGCCAATTACTTACGTCCTTTTGCCAGACCACAAGTTATTCTTGATCCGACTTTGGGGTTCTCAAAAACCTATGAGCAGAATTGGTACACGCTTGAGAATTTCTCGACTCTTCAAAGTCTTGTGAAACATGATGAATGGTTGCTTGGTTTTTCCCGGAAATCCTTTCTTCGAAAGAAGTTGGGGATTGAAAAACTCACCCCAGATACTCGTGATGATCTCGATCAATTTCATACAAACGTTTTATTAAAAGTTCTTTCCTCAGTTTCTGGAACAGTCTGGATCAGAACTCATAAACCAGAGATGATCCCGAACCTTTAG